A single window of Symphalangus syndactylus isolate Jambi chromosome 4, NHGRI_mSymSyn1-v2.1_pri, whole genome shotgun sequence DNA harbors:
- the LOC129481249 gene encoding large ribosomal subunit protein eL21-like has translation MFSRPFRKHGVVPLARYMRIYKKGDIVDIKGMGTVQKGMPPKCYHGKTGRVYSVTQHAVGIVVNKQVKGKILAKRINVHIEHIKHSKSRDSFLKCVKENDQKKKEAKEKSTWVQLKRQPAPPREAHFVRTNGKEPELLEPIPYEFMA, from the coding sequence ATGTTCTCTAGGCCTTTTCgaaaacatggagttgttcctttggccaGGTATATGCGAATctataagaaaggtgatattgtagacatcaagggaatgggtactgttcaaaaaggaatgccCCCCAAGTGTTACCACGGCAAAACTGGAAGAGTCTACAGTGTTACCCAGCATGCTGTTGGCATTGTTGTAAACAAACAAGTtaagggcaagattcttgccaagagaattaatgtgCATATTGAGCACATTAAGCACTCTAAGAGCCGAGATAGCTTCCTGAAATGCGTGAAGGAAAAtgaccagaaaaagaaagaagccaaagagaaaagtaCCTGGGTTCAACTAAAGCgccagcctgctccacccagagaagcacactttgtgagaaccaatgggaaggagcctgagctgctggaacctattccctatgaattcatggcataa
- the HMGB2 gene encoding high mobility group protein B2 yields MGKGDPNKPRGKMSSYAFFVQTCREEHKKKHPDSSVNFAEFSKKCSERWKTMSAKEKSKFEDMAKSDKARYDREMKNYVPPKGDKKGKKKDPNAPKRPPSAFFLFCSEHRPKIKSEHPGLSIGDTAKKLGEMWSEQSAKDKQPYEQKAAKLKEKYEKDIAAYRAKGKSEAGKKGPGRPTGSKKKNEPEDEEEEEEEDEDEEEEDEDEE; encoded by the exons ATGGGTAAAGGAGACCCCAACAAGCCGCGGGGCAAAATGTCCTCGTACGCCTTCTTCGTGCAGACCTGCCGGGAAGAGCACAAGAAGAAACACCCGGACTCTTCCGTCAATTTCGCGGAATTCTCCAAGAAGTGTTCGGAGAGatggaag ACCATGTCTGCAAAGGAGAAGTCGAAGTTTGAAGATATGGCAAAAAGTGACAAAGCTCGCTATGATAGGGAGATGAAAAATTACGTTCCTCCCAAAGGTgataagaaagggaagaaaaaggatcCCAATGCTCCTAAAAGGCCACC ATCTGCCTTCTTCCTGTTTTGCTCTGAACATCGCCCAAAGATCAAAAGTGAACACCCGGGCCTATCCATTGGGGATACTGCAAAGAAATTGGGTGAAATGTGGTCTGAGCAGTCAGCCAAAGATAAACAACCATATGAACAGAAAGCAGCTAAGCTAAAGGAGAAATATGAAAAG GATATTGCTGCATATCGTGCCAAGGGCAAAAGTGAAGCAGGAAAGAAGGGCCCTGGCAGGCCAACAGGCTCAAAGAAGAAGAACGAACcagaagatgaggaggaggaggaagaagaagatgaagatgaggaggaagaggatgaagatGAAGAATAA